The window CAGTGATTGAAACTTTCAAAAAGTATAACCTTCCTAAAAACAATTATTTTTATAGTATTTTTTGGTATGTAGATGATGATAGCTTTATCATTTTCTATACAGAAGCCTTTATTAAACTGGTTGTTACCAGATACAAAGAAATTCATGGACAGGATGTGGATTTGACTGAATTATCAGAGCAGCTTGACGAAGCAATTTACGAATATCGTATCAAAGAAAAATGTTTTGACAGAACTAATCCTGATTTTAGTTTCATCAATACATGTTATGAAGAGTTCAAAAAATCCGGAGAAGAATTAATTATCACCATGGATTTAGGACATTATGATCATCTCATCCTCAATAAAGAAGAAGAGGGTAATATAGCAGATAGTATTTCATCCTACACAACGACAGCAGGAATAAAATATAAAATCCTTACACAGTTTAGGCCTTTATCGGAAGCTATCAAAGAAGCTTTAAACATTTAGACAAAACACTATTAATCTTATTAAACAATATGCTCATGAAAAATATAATCGCGCTATCTCCTATGTATACTGAAGACAGCAACAATTTAAAAAAGGCATCCCTCAATTCCCCTTACGAACTGAGCCGTTTCAATGCAAAATGGAACGTTCCTGAGGAATTTCGTACTGATGTGATTGCGGTCTATGGTGAAGACATTTATTCAGAAATTGTAGCTGAACAATGTAATCTGACCTTAACAAAACCAAAGGATAATTGGCTTGCTGAAATTTCAGAAGAGTTTACCCAACGTAAAATTATCTATGGACAATTAAAAGACTTTCTGCAAGAAGAAGATATTTTCATTAAATGTTCTGATTTTAAAAGTTTTAAAGCTGGAGTTTATCATAAGCTGACGGATATCAAAGGTTTTGACACTGTAGATTTGAACTCAACGGTTTTCACCTCAGAAGTAGTAGAATGGGAACTTGAAGTAAGATGCTTTGTTTTTAATAATGAAATAAAAACATATTCTTCTTATTGGAGAAACAATAGCTTTGATACAAATCCATTATCTGAAAATGAAGAGCATGATATGTTTGAGTTTTTCAATCGCTTTATCCAGAAATATTCTTCAACATTACCCAATGCTGTTGTATTAGATTTTGGAATTATTAAGGGGCAAGGCTGGGCATTAATTGAAGCTAATCCGGCATGGTGCTCAGGATTATATGCCTGTGATGCAGAAAAAGCACTGGAAGTTGTTGTCAATAGCTGTATTAAAAACTAATTTAAAAATTATTATTTGAATAATTAAAATGACCATCCAAGACCTAAAAAATAAAAAACTCCTTCTCTTCGAAGCCATCTCCGGAAGCCGTGCTTTTGGGCTGGCAACGGAAACCTCAGATACGGATATCCGTGGAGTGTATTACCTGCCGAAGGAAGATTTCTTCGGACTGAGCTACATTCCACAGATTTCTAACGAGACGAATGATATTACCTATTATGAAATTGGAAGGTTTGTGGAGCTGTTGCAAAAGAATAATCCTAATATTCTGGAGGTTTTGGCAAGTCCTGAAGATTGTATTCTGTATAAACATCCGTTGATGGATCTTCTGAAACCGGAAGACTTTCTGTCTAAATTATGCAAAGATACCTTTGCCGGATATGCTATTTCCCAGATTAAAAAAGCGAAAGGTCTTAATAAAAAGATTCTGAATCCTATTGACAAAGAAAGAAAATCTATTCTTGATTTCTGCTTTATTCTGGATGGACAAGGTTCTGTTCCTTTGAAAAAATGGTTGTTAGAAAATAGAAAAGTTCAGGAAAAATGTGGGTTAACAGCCATTGATCATACCAAAGGAATGTTTGCGTTATTTTATGATGACTCTCAAACATTGGGGTATAAAGGAATCATCCAATATGAAGAAGCCAACCAGGTTTCGGTATCTTCTGTTCCCAAGGATGAAAAGCCGGATGCTTATCTGTTCTGTAACCTTGATGCCTACTCTACTTACTGCAAAGACTATAGGGAATACTGGAAGTGGGTGGAAGAACGCAATGAAGACCGGTACAATGTTAACCAAACACATGGACAGAACTATGACAGCAAAAATATGATGCATACCATCCGTTTGCTGCAATCGTGTGAACAGATTTTCAAAAGAAATTCTCTTCAGATCCGTGTAGAAAACCGGGATGAATTGCTGGATATTAAAGCAGGAAACTGGTCGTATGAAGCTGTTATGGAAAAAGCAGAAAACCTTATTGAATCCATTGAGCATCATCATTCCATCTCAACTCTTCCTGAATCGTCTGATCTGGATAAAACAACCAAAATCCTGGTTCAGATAAGAGAACAATTATATGGAAAGTAATGAATAATGAGTAATGATGAGTGGGAAGCTGCAACAGTGGTCGCCCACTCTCATACTCTAAAACTCTCATACTCTAAAACCCTCAAACTTACTTCTTCTTTGAAGCTTTTGCAATTTTGTTGTACTCCAGACAAAGTTTCATCCAATATTGAAAATCTTCAGGTTTTTGAAAACCGATAGGCTCCACATAGCAGTATTCCTTAAGTTGCTTCCCTCTCATAATCATAGGAAGAAAGCCTGTTTTCTCCGCAACTTCTTCTTCTTTTTCAGGGTTGTAGCGGCACATCAGATTGTCGTGACTGATATTAATACACATTTTATCATTCACCAGAAATGCCAGCCCGCCGAACATTTTCTTTTCCTCTACTTTAATATCATTCACTTGAGCTAACCACTCTCTCACCCGGTCAGCCAATTCAGTATTATAAGCCATAATGATAATATTTTACTATTAAAGATAAGAATTTCTAAGCTGGTTTTCAGATTTCTATTTACATGTTAAAATAAAATTTTATTTAAATTAATTATTGTTTTACGATAATTAATTATACATTTGCAATACTAATTAATGATCGTGACATGAATCAGACTAAACTTATTTCCCGTATTTTATTTTATATCTGCTCTGTATTGGCAGCCGGATACCTTATCATTGTACTGTATTCCCTTTTCTGTCTGGCTACAGGTTACTCTGTGGTGTCTTATGGAAACAACGGACAATATCTTCACATCAATTATCCGTTCACTGAGCAGCCATTTCTGAATATAGAAGATAATTATCCTTATATCATCTTTTCATTTATGTTGGTTTTAATTCCTTACGGGATCTTTTTCTGGCTTTCCGCAAAAGTTTTCAGGGTATTTTTCCAACCAAAACTCTTTACAAGAGAACATATAACACAACTTAAGAGATTTTACCTTTTTAATATTTTCATTCCACTTCCCCTGGTGATTATCGCGAGTTTCTTTGTGGAAGTAGAAAGTATTATCTGGGGCCTGGTGTTTATTCACTTTATGCTTGGAATTTTCTGTCTGTTTCTTGCGAATATCTTTAAGCAAGGGCTACATTTGCAAAACGAACAAGACCTAATTATTTAACATGCCAATTATAGTCAACTTAGATGTGATGCTAGCCAAACGAAAAATGCAGAGTAAAGAATTGGCAGAAAAACTGGGAATCACTCCCGTCAACCTCTCCATCCTCAAAACCGGGAAAGCCAAAGGTGTACGCTTTGACACCCTGGAAGCCATCTGCAAGATCCTGGAATGCCAACCGGGAGATATTCTGGAGTATAAAGAGTAGAGTTCAAGGTTTAAAGTTCTTAGTTTAAGGTTGTCACCCTTTCAATCGTTTGGTATTTGAAAGCTGAAAGTCTTATACATAATCTTCATTACCAATACTCTAAGTCTCTCATCTATCCGTCTATTATCTATCCGTCTCTTTAAACAACAGTAGTCCCCAACCGGATTACCAACTCTCCTATTACCCAAACTCATTATTATGAATACCTTATCCATCAACAACCTCAATCTTACGTATAAAAATGGTTTTCAAGCCATTGACAATATTTCCCTGGAAATCAATAACGGAATGTTTGGGCTGCTAGGCCCGAATGGAGCCGGAAAATCATCCCTGATGAAAACCATTGTAGGATTACAAAAACCCAGCTCGGGAACCCTATTTTTTAATGATGTTGATATTGTTAAAAAACCGGAATTTCTCAAACAAAATTTAGGATTTCTACCCCAGGATTTCGGAGTTTATCCAAAAATATCCGCTTATGATCTTTTGGAACACATTGCAATACTGAAAGGGATTACAGACAGGAACAACCGTAAAAAACAGATTCTGGACCTGCTTGGAAAAGTGAATCTTCTGGATTTTCAAAAGAAAGAAGTTCATACTTTTTCCGGTGGAATGAAACAGCGTTTTGGAGTGGCTCAGGCATTACTGGGAAATCCTAAAATCATTATTGTAGATGAGCCTACCGCCGGCCTGGATCCTGAAGAACGAAACCGTTTCAATATACTGCTGAATGATATCAGCCAGGATATTATTGTCATTCTTTCCACTCATTTGGTGGAAGATGTTAGAAATCTGTGCTCAGAAATTGCAGTCATGAATCATGGAAAAATCCTTAGAAAAGGAGATCCCAAGCAATTAATGGCAGAACTGGAACATAAAATATGGTCCCGCTCTATTGAGAACAATGACCTGGAAAAATATAACTCCCATTATGAGGTCATCAGCAGACAATTGATAGAAAGAAATCACCATATCACCATCTTTTCTGAAGAAACGCCTGAAGATTTCAAGCCTGCAAATCCCTTACTGGAACACTTCTACTTTTATACTTTAACGCAAAAGCCTTAGTCATGAATACTATATTTTATTTTGAAGTCAGACGCAATACCAAGCACTGGCTTACCTATTGTATTGCCTTAATTCTTATATTTCTCGGTATTTTTTGTGGGAATCAGTTCAACCTTTCTGTGGGAGAAGGAATCTATTTAAACTCACCTTATACCATTGGATTTATGACCGGAATGCTGAGTCTTTCCATCATTTTTTTTGCCACCATATACGCCTTACAGCTGTTGTTTAAGGAACAGGATTCCGGATTTGATGTCGTTCTGTTTTCATTTCCTCTTTCAAAACAGGCCTATCTGAAAGGAAAGTTCCTGAACTACTTTTTGCAGACCTTTCTAAGTTTTTCATTTCTAATGATTGGTTTTATCATAGGCCAAAGTCTCCGTACCGGAAGTGAGATGCAAAACGGATTTAATATCATTCATTATCTCTATCCGTTGTTCATTTTCGGACTGATTAATACGTTCCTGGTGTGCAGTTTCCTTTTTTTATGACTTTTATTTTCAGGAAAAAACTATTGGTGGTTATTGGTGGGTTGCTCCTGTATGTTTTGTACATGATTATTTTATTATTTTCCAATTCACCGTTTATGGCAGGAGCTATGCCTCAATCACTGGAAGTTCAGCAGATTTCAGCGATCCTTGATCCTTTCGGGCTGTCATCTTATTTTCTGAACGCAAGATTGCTTACTGTTGAACAAAAAAACGTACAAATTATTCCTATCACAAGCTATTTACTTTTCAACAGGATTTTTTATATCTTAATATCAATAGCTCTTCTGTGGCTTACTTTAAAACAATTTTCCTTCTCCAATATTGCAAAACAAAAGGTAAGAAAAACGATTCCCAAAAACGATTCCCAGCCTAAGTTTTTCAAATCAGAATATGCTGCTGTACAGCCTGAATATGGACGAGTGGCTATTATACAATCCATGATATCCTTTGCCAAAATAGATCTGATCTATCTGTTCAAAAGCATTACAGTTCCTGCAGTTTCTATTCTCTTGGTATTTGCTGTAGGGATGGAAATGTATGCAGAAATTGAAAAAGGGATCCGACTCCCACAGAAATATGCCAGTTCCGGTCTTATGGCCACCACTATATCGGAAAACTTTCACTTACTGGGATTACTCATCGTTGCCTATTTTCTTAATGATCTGTATTGGAGATCGAAATCATCAGGATTTTCGCTCATTGAAAACAGTACCTTTTTCTCAAGAAATAAACTAGCCGGACATTTCATTTCAATAAGTATTCTGTTGTTCTTCTTTACAGGAATTTTAATTGGGGAAGGTCTTATTTTTCAAGCTGCTTATCAGTATTTTCATGTGGATTGGAATGCCTATTCTGCGGTTTTCCTTTTCAATACTTTTCCATTGATTTTGTTTTCAGGGTTTATTCTGTTCATCAATGATAGAATTCCACATAAATTTATCGCATTAGGACTATCTGTTGCAGCTGTTTTTATATTTGCAGGTCCTGTTTCCGGCAAGATTCTTCCTTATCCGGTTTTAAGAATATTTTCAGACTTTAAAGGAAGTTACAGTGATTTTAATGGGTATGAAATCTATGAAAAAGCTTTTGGACAAAGACTTTTATTCGGAGCCGGAATTATTGCTTTATTGTGGTGGATTAATTCCTTTATCAAGTTTAAAAAAGTATCTGTTCTTCAATCTGCTTTTATTGTTATTCTACTTATTTCAGGCTTGATTTCCGGAAACTATTTTATGAACGGATATCTTCCTAAAGATGATGAAAAAGAACTCTTGAATTCTGTTCAATATGAAAAGAATTTCCGAAAGTATGAAAGCCTTCCACAGCCTGATATCACAGCTATTAAAACTAAAATCAAGCTATATCCATCACACAATTCCTATGAAATTAACGGCCATTATACCCTTAGAAACCAAACGAACCAGCCCATTGACAAAATTCTCATCAATTTTAATACAGATCTGAAGCTGGAAACTGCTGTTTTCAAATCGGATTCTGAAATCATAACGGTTACCGGAAATACCACCGAAGTTTTATTAGAACATGCTTTAAAACCTAATGGCACAGCTACTTTCGAGTTCAAAATATCTTATCAATGGTTCGCCGTAAACGGACATGAGTCTTTTAATGCCATTATTGAGAACGGTTCTTTTATGAGAATCAGCAGGTATTATCCAACTATTGGGTATCAAAAAGATTTTGAAATTCAGGATGAAAAACTCCGCAGTCAATACCGCCTGGAAAAATTAAAAGAAATAAAGAAGCCTGAAGCTCCTGAAGTCTTCAAAAAGGATTTTATCAATCTCGATATGACCATTTCCACTGAAAAAGATCAGACTGCAATAGGAACCGGTGATCTGGTAAAAAAATGGACGCAAGCTGACCGGAATTATTTTCAGTATCAAGCGAAAAATATTCCTTTCCGTTTTGCGGTTTCTTCAGCTGAATATGAAGTAAAAAGTATTCATTATAAAGGTATTGCTGTTAATATTTTTTACCATAAAAATCATTTTGAAAATGTAGATCATCTTCTGAAAAATGCTCAACTCACTTTGGATTACTGCCAACAGAATTTTGGAAAATATCCATTCAAAACCATCAATTTTGCTGAAATATCATCTTTCACCAGAGGTTTTGCAGCAACGGCTTACCCTTCTGCTATTTTCATGCCTGAGGATATGGTTTTTCACGCCAATATAACAGCTGATCAAAAACAGGATGTCATTAATGAACTGGCAGGACATGAACTCTCCCATCTTTGGTGGGGAAACAGCCAGATTAATCCTGATGCTAGAGAAGGTTCCGTAATGCTTACTGAAACTCTTACCATGTACACCGAAATGATGCTCTATAAAAAAATGCACGGAAAAGCCAAAATGATGGAAAGACTACAGGTTCACCAGCAAATCTACGATAACGAAAAAGGACTATCCGAAAATCTTCCTATTTACAGGGCAACCGGAGATGTTTCCCATATTTCCTATTCCAAAGGAGCTGTTGCCATGGTAACATTGAGCGACCTGATCGGGGAAGATAAATTAAATACGGCATTGAAAAGCTTCCTTATCCATAATCCGTATCCTAGAAAGCCAACTTCTTTAGATCTACTTAGGGAATTTTATAAAGTTTCTCCTAATGAAGCCAGCAGAAAAGAGATTGATCGGTTATTTAAAACTCCGTGATCTCCGAAGTCTTCATTATGACTTTGGAGATTTTATCCTGCTTTTATGAATATATCCTTCTTTTCCTTCTTTAGTTTTTACTAAAAGCCAAAAGATCAATAGCACTATAAGGATATTAAAAAAATGATTCTATTTGTTTGCATTTTTTGAATTTATTAAAGCTTTTTATGAACTTTATCACTTATATGCTTCCTTTTTCAAAATATAGGTTTTCTTTTTTCCATCTGTAAAACTCTTATCAATGTAGGGACATTTCCAAAAATATTTACTGCCATCAAAAGTAATTGTTCCAAAATCTTTGGTTTGTTCCAAAAACACCTGATTTTCAGTATTATCAAGTGCTTTCGAAAAATTCAAATGTATAGCAGCTTCTTTCCTTTCCTTTATTTCTAATTTATAAAATTCATATAGTTGGAACCCTGTCGCCTTATAGGTAACTGAATCTTTTGAGATTTCTAATATAATTTCATGAATATCTCTCCAGTCTTCACTATCTTCATTTAGGCTTAATGAATATTTTCCATACCAATTTTTAGAAGTGGAATTAACTTGTAAATTCAAATTATTCTCTTTTGAAGTTTTGTTATGTACCATAGAGTTTAACTCATCAATACTTATCACAATTTCTTCTCCTACTTCGATTTTTTTTTCTCCTATATTTTCCCATCTTTTTTAACATTATCAAATAGATAATACTTTTTTATAAATGGAAAAATGTAATCATTTTTTTTAATGTATTGAGGAGCAGTATACTCGGCTAGTCTGTAATAATCATTAATATTGGGTTCCAATTTCTTTTTTATCAACAAATTTATTTGTCGCAATTGTTCATTTGTTGCCCCTTCCTCAATCATAATATTATTTTTACTATCATAATTTTTCCATTCTTCCTGAAGGTTTTTATTCTTTGCAAGAAAGATAACAGAAAATTCTCCCATTTTGGAGTTTCTATAAAAATATGTTGGATAAGTATTATTAGGATCTAATTCATAAGAACTAAAAAATTTTTATCCAAAAAATTAGGAAGTCCATCACTAATCCCTAAAGACTTTGATTGTTCCTCATTTTTATTTTGCCCATTACATGATGCTAAGCAAAAAGTGATTAAAATTGATAGTATAATTTTAATATTTTTCATAACGTATTTCCTTTGTTATCAAATTTAGATTTCATATAATTTTCAGGGTTTATTCTGTTTTTAAGTTTACATTTATTCCCTCCGCTATAAATTTCATAATCAGTTCCAGCTTCTACATGAACGTGTCTATGTTGTACTTCTATATGCATAGCATTACCTGTACTTCCTGACAGACCAATAATTTCATTATGCTTTACCTTTTGTCCAACTTTAACATTTACCTTTGATAAATGAGCATAAAAATGATATACAATTTTTCCTTCTTAGTCTTTACTAAAAACCAATCTCCAGTATTGTCCAAAACATCAATATGTTCTCCTGATTTTACTTTTTGTAGAATCTCTGAGGAGGTATTTTTATCTTTTCTTAAATTGGTATAGCCATCTGGGTCAATTATATTTCCGTTTTGGGTATACAAACATAATTGAAGGTCATCAACAGGATTATGCGAATCAGATTTTTTTCAATTTCTTTATTATCACTATTTTCCTTATTACAAGAAAAAGTAGTTACTTTATATGAATCGCCCTCCTTTTTAAACTTTTCAATCTGTTCAGTAACTTCCCAATGGTACGTCTTGACTTTACTTAAATCACTGAATCCTCTAAGTACTTCTGTTAC of the Chryseobacterium capnotolerans genome contains:
- a CDS encoding ATP-grasp domain-containing protein, with translation MKNIIALSPMYTEDSNNLKKASLNSPYELSRFNAKWNVPEEFRTDVIAVYGEDIYSEIVAEQCNLTLTKPKDNWLAEISEEFTQRKIIYGQLKDFLQEEDIFIKCSDFKSFKAGVYHKLTDIKGFDTVDLNSTVFTSEVVEWELEVRCFVFNNEIKTYSSYWRNNSFDTNPLSENEEHDMFEFFNRFIQKYSSTLPNAVVLDFGIIKGQGWALIEANPAWCSGLYACDAEKALEVVVNSCIKN
- a CDS encoding nucleotidyltransferase domain-containing protein, yielding MTIQDLKNKKLLLFEAISGSRAFGLATETSDTDIRGVYYLPKEDFFGLSYIPQISNETNDITYYEIGRFVELLQKNNPNILEVLASPEDCILYKHPLMDLLKPEDFLSKLCKDTFAGYAISQIKKAKGLNKKILNPIDKERKSILDFCFILDGQGSVPLKKWLLENRKVQEKCGLTAIDHTKGMFALFYDDSQTLGYKGIIQYEEANQVSVSSVPKDEKPDAYLFCNLDAYSTYCKDYREYWKWVEERNEDRYNVNQTHGQNYDSKNMMHTIRLLQSCEQIFKRNSLQIRVENRDELLDIKAGNWSYEAVMEKAENLIESIEHHHSISTLPESSDLDKTTKILVQIREQLYGK
- a CDS encoding TfoX/Sxy family protein, yielding MAYNTELADRVREWLAQVNDIKVEEKKMFGGLAFLVNDKMCINISHDNLMCRYNPEKEEEVAEKTGFLPMIMRGKQLKEYCYVEPIGFQKPEDFQYWMKLCLEYNKIAKASKKK
- a CDS encoding DUF2975 domain-containing protein, with the translated sequence MNQTKLISRILFYICSVLAAGYLIIVLYSLFCLATGYSVVSYGNNGQYLHINYPFTEQPFLNIEDNYPYIIFSFMLVLIPYGIFFWLSAKVFRVFFQPKLFTREHITQLKRFYLFNIFIPLPLVIIASFFVEVESIIWGLVFIHFMLGIFCLFLANIFKQGLHLQNEQDLII
- a CDS encoding helix-turn-helix domain-containing protein; this encodes MPIIVNLDVMLAKRKMQSKELAEKLGITPVNLSILKTGKAKGVRFDTLEAICKILECQPGDILEYKE
- a CDS encoding ABC transporter ATP-binding protein, with translation MNTLSINNLNLTYKNGFQAIDNISLEINNGMFGLLGPNGAGKSSLMKTIVGLQKPSSGTLFFNDVDIVKKPEFLKQNLGFLPQDFGVYPKISAYDLLEHIAILKGITDRNNRKKQILDLLGKVNLLDFQKKEVHTFSGGMKQRFGVAQALLGNPKIIIVDEPTAGLDPEERNRFNILLNDISQDIIVILSTHLVEDVRNLCSEIAVMNHGKILRKGDPKQLMAELEHKIWSRSIENNDLEKYNSHYEVISRQLIERNHHITIFSEETPEDFKPANPLLEHFYFYTLTQKP
- a CDS encoding M1 family aminopeptidase, whose amino-acid sequence is MIILLFSNSPFMAGAMPQSLEVQQISAILDPFGLSSYFLNARLLTVEQKNVQIIPITSYLLFNRIFYILISIALLWLTLKQFSFSNIAKQKVRKTIPKNDSQPKFFKSEYAAVQPEYGRVAIIQSMISFAKIDLIYLFKSITVPAVSILLVFAVGMEMYAEIEKGIRLPQKYASSGLMATTISENFHLLGLLIVAYFLNDLYWRSKSSGFSLIENSTFFSRNKLAGHFISISILLFFFTGILIGEGLIFQAAYQYFHVDWNAYSAVFLFNTFPLILFSGFILFINDRIPHKFIALGLSVAAVFIFAGPVSGKILPYPVLRIFSDFKGSYSDFNGYEIYEKAFGQRLLFGAGIIALLWWINSFIKFKKVSVLQSAFIVILLISGLISGNYFMNGYLPKDDEKELLNSVQYEKNFRKYESLPQPDITAIKTKIKLYPSHNSYEINGHYTLRNQTNQPIDKILINFNTDLKLETAVFKSDSEIITVTGNTTEVLLEHALKPNGTATFEFKISYQWFAVNGHESFNAIIENGSFMRISRYYPTIGYQKDFEIQDEKLRSQYRLEKLKEIKKPEAPEVFKKDFINLDMTISTEKDQTAIGTGDLVKKWTQADRNYFQYQAKNIPFRFAVSSAEYEVKSIHYKGIAVNIFYHKNHFENVDHLLKNAQLTLDYCQQNFGKYPFKTINFAEISSFTRGFAATAYPSAIFMPEDMVFHANITADQKQDVINELAGHELSHLWWGNSQINPDAREGSVMLTETLTMYTEMMLYKKMHGKAKMMERLQVHQQIYDNEKGLSENLPIYRATGDVSHISYSKGAVAMVTLSDLIGEDKLNTALKSFLIHNPYPRKPTSLDLLREFYKVSPNEASRKEIDRLFKTP
- a CDS encoding DUF3768 domain-containing protein: MISIDELNSMVHNKTSKENNLNLQVNSTSKNWYGKYSLSLNEDSEDWRDIHEIILEISKDSVTYKATGFQLYEFYKLEIKERKEAAIHLNFSKALDNTENQVFLEQTKDFGTITFDGSKYFWKCPYIDKSFTDGKKKTYILKKEAYK
- a CDS encoding M23 family metallopeptidase yields the protein MVYHFYAHLSKVNVKVGQKVKHNEIIGLSGSTGNAMHIEVQHRHVHVEAGTDYEIYSGGNKCKLKNRINPENYMKSKFDNKGNTL
- a CDS encoding SH3 domain-containing protein, which encodes MYTQNGNIIDPDGYTNLRKDKNTSSEILQKVKSGEHIDVLDNTGDWFLVKTKKEKLYIIFMLIYQR